A genomic stretch from Komagataeibacter xylinus includes:
- the rpsA gene encoding 30S ribosomal protein S1 gives MASATTQPVENFADLLEETLGRDSAFDGSVVTGRVVRLTDEYAIVDVGLKSEGRVSLKEFGPPGVTPDVKPGDVIELFVERYEDRDGSIVLSREKARREEAWSNLEKAFEGNQRVNGTIYGRVKGGFTVDLGGAMAFLPGSQVDIRPVRDVTPLMGVPQPFQILKMDRARGNIVVSRRAVLEETRAEQRSELIQGLKEGMILDGVVKNITDYGAFVDLGGVDGLLHVTDIAWKRINHPSEALQIGQPVRVQVIRFNPDTQRISLGMKQLEADPWENVAIKYPPGARYTGRVTNITDYGAFVELEPGVEGLVHVSEMSWTKKNVHPGKIVATSQEVDVMVLDVDSAKRRISLGLKQVQRNPWEQFAEEHKVGSVVEGEIRNITEFGLFIGLSADIDGMVHMSDLSWDEPGEVAMSHYEKGQVVKAKVLDVDVEKERISLGIKQLHEDPAADTLSKVQKGAVVTCIVTAVQANGIEVKVDDVLTGFIRRAELARDKADQRPERFAVGERVDAKVVSVDRAARKLALTIRGREVEEDKQAISDYGSSDSGASLGDILGAAIRRRNAES, from the coding sequence ATGGCTTCAGCCACAACACAGCCCGTCGAGAACTTTGCCGATCTCCTCGAGGAAACCCTCGGTCGCGATTCCGCGTTTGACGGTTCCGTCGTCACCGGTCGCGTCGTTCGCCTGACGGATGAATACGCCATCGTCGATGTCGGCCTGAAAAGCGAAGGGCGCGTTTCCCTCAAGGAATTCGGCCCGCCGGGCGTTACCCCCGATGTCAAGCCGGGTGATGTCATCGAACTGTTCGTCGAGCGGTACGAAGATCGTGACGGGTCCATCGTCCTGTCGCGCGAGAAGGCCCGCCGCGAGGAAGCCTGGTCGAACCTTGAAAAGGCGTTCGAAGGCAACCAGCGCGTCAACGGCACCATCTATGGCCGCGTCAAGGGTGGCTTCACCGTCGACCTCGGCGGCGCAATGGCGTTCCTGCCCGGCAGCCAGGTCGATATCCGCCCCGTGCGCGATGTGACCCCGCTGATGGGCGTGCCCCAGCCGTTCCAGATCCTGAAGATGGACCGCGCGCGCGGCAACATCGTCGTTTCGCGTCGCGCCGTGCTCGAAGAGACCCGTGCGGAGCAGCGCAGCGAGCTGATCCAGGGCCTGAAGGAAGGCATGATCCTCGATGGCGTGGTCAAGAACATCACCGATTACGGTGCGTTCGTCGACCTCGGTGGCGTCGATGGCCTGCTGCATGTGACCGATATCGCATGGAAGCGCATCAACCACCCGTCCGAGGCGCTGCAGATCGGCCAGCCGGTCCGCGTGCAGGTCATCCGCTTCAACCCCGACACGCAGCGCATCTCGCTGGGCATGAAGCAGCTTGAGGCTGACCCGTGGGAGAACGTGGCGATCAAGTACCCGCCGGGTGCCCGCTACACCGGTCGCGTCACGAACATCACCGACTACGGTGCGTTCGTCGAGCTGGAGCCGGGCGTCGAAGGCCTGGTGCATGTGTCCGAGATGTCCTGGACGAAGAAGAACGTCCATCCGGGCAAGATCGTCGCCACTTCGCAGGAAGTCGATGTGATGGTCCTGGATGTGGACAGCGCGAAGCGCCGCATCTCGCTGGGCCTGAAGCAGGTGCAGCGCAACCCGTGGGAGCAGTTCGCCGAGGAGCACAAGGTTGGTTCCGTGGTGGAAGGCGAGATCCGCAACATCACCGAGTTCGGCCTGTTCATCGGCCTCTCCGCCGACATCGATGGCATGGTTCACATGTCCGACCTGTCGTGGGACGAGCCGGGCGAAGTCGCCATGAGCCACTACGAGAAGGGCCAGGTCGTAAAGGCCAAGGTTCTGGATGTGGACGTGGAGAAAGAGCGCATCTCGCTGGGCATCAAGCAGCTGCATGAAGACCCCGCAGCCGACACGCTGAGCAAGGTGCAGAAGGGTGCGGTCGTGACCTGCATCGTGACTGCGGTTCAGGCGAACGGCATCGAGGTGAAGGTTGACGACGTTCTGACCGGCTTCATCCGCCGTGCGGAACTGGCCCGTGACAAGGCCGACCAGCGCCCCGAGCGCTTCGCCGTTGGCGAGCGTGTTGATGCGAAGGTCGTGTCGGTTGACCGCGCTGCCCGCAAGCTGGCCCTGACCATCCGCGGCCGTGAAGTCGAGGAAGACAAGCAGGCGATCTCCGACTACGGTTCTTCCGATAGCGGTGCTTCGCTGGGTGACATTCTGGGTGCCGCGATCCGTCGCCGTAACGCCGAGAGCTGA
- a CDS encoding DNA polymerase III subunit gamma/tau produces MTVSSDQDRSEEAGLPAPPADGPGLFGDAPPPSAPPVVADAAPATPYRVLARKYRPTTFDDLIGQEITVRILRNAFALGRVAHAFMLTGVRGVGKTTTARIIARALNCTGPDGKGGPTADPCGVCPNCVAILADRHPDVLEMDAASRTGVDDVREIIEATRFRPMQGRMKVFIIDEVHMLSRNAFNALLKTLEEPPAQVTFIFATTELRKVPVTVLSRCQTFALRRVPQVELAAHFDRVARAENVTFTPDSLALIARAADGSVRDGLSLLDQAIAQGTLDGEGGTDAAPIGLELVAGMLGLADRGLVFDLLDAVLEGRPERALAITGDVYERGGDLGVMLGDVLELVHTVSRLKAIPTLRDNPEMPEAERRRGSALAERVPVPVLGRTWQMLLKGVAEVEQAPDRRQAAEMVLIRLCYVADLPPPGDLVRRMLGQDAAAAPMQVSGGSASPTGGGVQAGVPPSVTAGPEGGGGTIRMVANGGVRVDAPPQHAPEISRVEQEALAPSPRTWRETLALVSGRDAMLHGHLYHAVHLVAFAPPLITIRVERNSLPGLARRLETFLREMTGDASWQVRQSDEEGEPTIAEQGAEIIELHRAQAEAHPLVQAVLAVFPTARLGAVTDHALDDYGLPPEELALESLAPDLEFAPLDADLVEEDDLDADDFA; encoded by the coding sequence ATGACCGTTTCGTCGGATCAGGATCGTTCCGAGGAGGCCGGGCTGCCTGCACCGCCCGCAGATGGCCCCGGCCTGTTTGGTGACGCCCCGCCGCCATCGGCACCGCCCGTTGTGGCGGATGCAGCACCCGCCACACCTTACCGCGTGCTGGCCCGCAAATATCGCCCCACCACATTCGATGACCTGATCGGTCAGGAAATCACCGTCCGCATCCTGCGCAACGCCTTTGCGCTCGGGCGCGTGGCGCATGCCTTCATGCTGACCGGCGTGCGCGGCGTGGGCAAGACCACCACGGCGCGCATCATTGCCCGCGCGCTCAACTGCACCGGGCCTGATGGCAAGGGCGGCCCCACGGCAGACCCGTGTGGCGTATGCCCCAACTGCGTGGCCATACTCGCTGACCGCCACCCCGATGTGCTGGAGATGGATGCCGCCTCGCGCACCGGTGTGGACGACGTGCGCGAAATCATCGAGGCGACGCGCTTCCGGCCCATGCAGGGGCGCATGAAGGTCTTCATCATCGATGAGGTCCACATGCTCTCGCGCAACGCGTTCAACGCGCTGCTCAAGACGCTGGAGGAACCGCCCGCGCAGGTTACCTTCATCTTCGCCACGACCGAGCTGCGCAAGGTGCCGGTCACCGTGCTGTCACGCTGTCAGACCTTCGCGCTGCGCCGCGTGCCGCAAGTGGAACTCGCCGCCCATTTCGATCGCGTGGCGCGGGCTGAAAACGTCACCTTTACCCCCGATTCGCTGGCCCTGATCGCGCGCGCGGCCGATGGCTCGGTGCGTGATGGGCTGTCGCTGCTCGATCAGGCGATAGCCCAGGGCACGCTTGATGGCGAAGGCGGCACGGATGCGGCTCCCATCGGGCTTGAGCTTGTGGCGGGCATGCTGGGTCTGGCTGATCGTGGGCTGGTGTTCGACCTGCTTGATGCGGTGCTGGAAGGCCGCCCCGAGCGCGCGCTGGCCATTACCGGTGATGTGTATGAGCGCGGCGGCGATCTGGGCGTGATGCTGGGCGATGTGCTGGAGCTTGTGCATACCGTCTCGCGGCTCAAGGCCATTCCCACCCTGCGTGACAACCCCGAGATGCCCGAGGCCGAGCGCAGGCGTGGCTCTGCCCTGGCCGAGCGCGTGCCGGTGCCGGTGCTGGGCCGCACATGGCAGATGCTGCTCAAGGGCGTGGCTGAAGTGGAGCAGGCGCCTGACCGCAGGCAGGCCGCCGAGATGGTGCTGATCCGCCTGTGCTACGTGGCCGACCTGCCGCCGCCGGGTGACCTCGTGCGCCGCATGCTGGGGCAGGATGCCGCTGCAGCACCCATGCAGGTTTCTGGCGGGTCGGCTTCCCCCACAGGTGGCGGGGTGCAGGCAGGCGTCCCCCCTAGTGTTACGGCAGGCCCTGAGGGTGGCGGCGGCACAATCCGCATGGTGGCCAATGGTGGGGTGCGGGTCGATGCCCCGCCGCAGCACGCGCCCGAGATCAGCCGGGTGGAGCAGGAAGCGCTCGCGCCCTCGCCGCGCACATGGCGCGAGACGCTGGCGCTTGTGTCCGGGCGTGACGCCATGCTGCATGGCCATCTTTACCATGCGGTGCATCTTGTGGCGTTTGCGCCGCCGCTGATCACGATCCGGGTGGAGCGCAACAGCCTGCCCGGCCTGGCCCGGCGGCTTGAAACCTTCCTGCGCGAGATGACGGGCGATGCCAGCTGGCAGGTCCGTCAGTCCGATGAAGAAGGCGAGCCCACGATTGCCGAGCAGGGGGCCGAGATCATCGAACTGCACCGCGCGCAGGCCGAGGCCCACCCGTTGGTGCAGGCGGTTCTGGCGGTCTTCCCTACCGCCCGGCTCGGCGCCGTGACCGATCACGCGCTGGATGATTACGGCCTGCCGCCAGAAGAGCTTGCACTGGAAAGTCTGGCGCCAGACCTCGAATTCGCCCCTCTTGATGCCGATCTGGTAGAAGAGGACGATCTGGATGCAGATGATTTTGCCTGA
- a CDS encoding TIGR02300 family protein has product MAQSNLGTKRVCVSCSARFYDLNKNPAVCPKCGAEQPVELPRVRRPVEAAPESKPKTGDNAVDNDVDVDLDADADEDADTVLPDDAGLDDDDDDDISSADIDVKTDKDDHDN; this is encoded by the coding sequence ATGGCTCAGTCCAACCTCGGCACCAAACGTGTCTGTGTCTCCTGCAGCGCCCGTTTCTACGATCTGAACAAGAATCCGGCCGTCTGCCCCAAATGCGGCGCTGAACAGCCCGTGGAACTGCCCCGCGTGCGCCGCCCGGTAGAAGCTGCTCCCGAATCCAAGCCCAAGACCGGCGATAACGCGGTCGATAACGACGTGGATGTCGATCTCGACGCCGATGCGGATGAGGATGCAGACACCGTGCTGCCTGACGACGCGGGCCTTGATGACGATGATGACGACGACATCAGCAGCGCTGACATCGACGTAAAAACCGACAAGGACGACCACGACAACTGA
- a CDS encoding d(CMP) kinase — protein MTQRLVIAVDGPAAAGKGTLARSLAEALGLPYLDTGLLYRATGRRMIDAGHDPATAPAEEFAAGVGMDDLRRTDLRVPEVDRAASLVAAQPAVRRVLVDVQRRFAGAHGAVLDGRDIGTVIFPDAQVKLYITASARTRAERRWEQMATDPNAPDRAAQIAQVEREIAARDAADSARATAPLRPADDAVHIETDHLDAAAVLAEALRIVALRTR, from the coding sequence ATGACGCAGCGCCTGGTCATTGCGGTTGACGGCCCGGCTGCCGCGGGCAAGGGCACGCTGGCCCGCAGCCTGGCCGAGGCACTGGGCCTGCCCTATCTCGATACCGGCCTGCTCTACCGCGCCACCGGGCGGCGCATGATCGACGCGGGCCATGACCCTGCTACCGCCCCGGCGGAGGAATTTGCCGCGGGCGTAGGCATGGACGATCTGCGCCGCACCGACCTGCGCGTGCCCGAGGTGGACCGTGCCGCAAGCCTTGTTGCCGCCCAGCCCGCCGTGCGCCGGGTGCTTGTTGACGTGCAGCGCCGCTTTGCCGGTGCCCATGGCGCGGTGCTCGACGGGCGCGATATCGGCACGGTCATCTTCCCCGATGCGCAGGTCAAGCTCTACATCACGGCTTCGGCCCGCACGCGCGCCGAGCGGCGGTGGGAGCAGATGGCGACTGACCCCAACGCGCCTGACCGCGCGGCGCAGATAGCGCAGGTGGAGCGCGAGATCGCGGCGCGTGACGCTGCCGATTCCGCCCGCGCCACCGCCCCCCTGCGCCCCGCCGATGACGCCGTGCATATCGAGACCGACCACCTCGATGCCGCCGCCGTGCTGGCCGAGGCCCTGCGGATCGTGGCGCTCAGGACGCGCTAG
- the folB gene encoding dihydroneopterin aldolase → MSVFPPWNEPQPLRCLFVRNMVLDAHIGVFEHEQGVTQRIRINVMFGVPDSASLAVGADDLARTVSYERVVLLIRELVGQGHVALVETLAERIAAGVLAEKRVRITRVRIEKLDIFDDAESVGVEIERRNPA, encoded by the coding sequence ATGTCCGTATTCCCGCCGTGGAATGAACCACAGCCGCTGCGCTGCCTGTTCGTGCGCAATATGGTGCTTGATGCCCATATCGGTGTGTTTGAACACGAGCAGGGCGTGACCCAGCGAATTCGCATTAATGTGATGTTTGGCGTGCCCGACAGCGCCTCGCTGGCAGTGGGGGCGGACGATCTGGCCCGCACGGTATCATATGAACGTGTGGTGCTGCTGATACGTGAACTGGTGGGGCAGGGGCATGTCGCCCTTGTGGAAACGCTGGCCGAGCGAATCGCGGCAGGCGTGCTGGCGGAAAAACGCGTGCGCATCACGCGCGTGCGCATAGAAAAGCTCGACATCTTCGATGATGCCGAATCGGTTGGCGTCGAGATCGAGCGCCGCAACCCCGCCTGA
- a CDS encoding YbaB/EbfC family nucleoid-associated protein — translation MKNLAGLMKQATQMQARMEEMQAKLEDMVIEGSAGAGMVTLTMNGKGDMKSITIDPKLADPAEMEMLQDLILAASADARKKLDATASEEMKKVTGGLNLPGGMKFPF, via the coding sequence ATGAAAAATCTTGCCGGCCTGATGAAACAGGCCACCCAGATGCAGGCCCGCATGGAAGAAATGCAGGCCAAGCTTGAAGATATGGTCATTGAAGGCAGCGCGGGCGCTGGCATGGTCACGCTGACCATGAACGGCAAGGGCGACATGAAGTCGATCACCATCGACCCCAAGCTGGCCGACCCCGCCGAGATGGAAATGCTGCAGGACCTGATCCTTGCCGCCAGCGCCGATGCCCGCAAGAAGCTCGACGCCACCGCCAGCGAGGAAATGAAGAAGGTCACCGGTGGCCTGAACCTGCCGGGCGGGATGAAATTCCCGTTCTGA
- the aroA gene encoding 3-phosphoshikimate 1-carboxyvinyltransferase has protein sequence MKTDHASSSVRALTVHAPRAPLSGSVHVPGDKSISHRSLMFAALARGTTHITGLLEGEDVLRTADAMRALGADITREGAGQWRVQGCGLDGLREPADVLDMGNSGTAARLLSGILASHGFTSVMTGDASLRGRPMKRVTDPLAATGATFLSRQGGRLPLAIAGNANPPPLAYRLPVASAQVKSAVLLAGLNAVGETRVEEPVATRDHTENMLRHFGAQVQVEPMGAGGRVITLQGRPDLVARDIVVPGDPSSAAFVLVAALLVPGSTVRVQGVGLNPLRTGLFTSLREMGADLAISNERVEGGEPVGDLTATAGALHGVDVPATRAPSMIDEYPVLAVAAAHATGQSRFRGLEELRVKESDRLAATVALLEANGIRVDVVGDDMIVHGTGGAIPGGGLVETRMDHRLAMSAIVMGLAAQKPVSVDDTAFIDTSFPGFVGLMNRIGAGLAA, from the coding sequence ATGAAAACCGATCATGCCTCTTCTTCCGTTCGCGCGCTGACGGTTCATGCCCCGCGCGCGCCCCTGTCCGGTTCGGTCCATGTGCCGGGTGACAAGTCGATCAGCCACCGCTCGCTGATGTTTGCAGCCCTCGCGCGTGGCACGACCCACATCACCGGCCTGCTGGAAGGCGAGGACGTGCTGCGCACCGCCGATGCCATGCGGGCCCTTGGCGCGGACATCACCCGCGAGGGGGCAGGGCAGTGGCGCGTGCAGGGCTGCGGGCTCGACGGGCTGCGTGAACCCGCCGATGTGCTGGACATGGGCAATTCCGGCACGGCGGCGCGCCTGCTGTCGGGCATTCTGGCGAGCCACGGCTTCACCTCGGTCATGACGGGCGATGCCAGCCTGCGTGGCCGCCCGATGAAGCGCGTGACCGACCCGCTTGCCGCCACCGGGGCCACGTTCCTCTCGCGCCAGGGCGGGCGGCTGCCGCTGGCCATTGCGGGTAACGCCAACCCGCCGCCGCTGGCCTACCGGCTGCCGGTGGCCTCGGCACAGGTCAAGTCCGCCGTGCTGCTCGCCGGGCTGAACGCGGTGGGCGAGACACGGGTGGAAGAGCCCGTCGCCACCCGCGACCATACCGAAAACATGCTGCGCCACTTCGGCGCACAGGTGCAGGTCGAACCCATGGGCGCGGGCGGGCGTGTGATCACGCTTCAGGGCCGCCCCGACCTTGTGGCGCGTGATATCGTGGTGCCGGGTGATCCGTCCTCTGCTGCCTTCGTGCTCGTCGCCGCCCTGCTGGTGCCGGGCTCGACCGTGCGCGTGCAGGGCGTGGGGCTGAACCCGCTGCGCACCGGGCTGTTCACTTCGCTGCGTGAAATGGGGGCCGACCTCGCCATCAGCAACGAGCGCGTTGAAGGCGGCGAGCCGGTAGGCGACCTGACCGCCACCGCAGGCGCGCTGCATGGCGTGGACGTGCCCGCCACCCGCGCACCGTCGATGATCGATGAATATCCGGTGCTGGCCGTGGCCGCCGCCCATGCCACGGGTCAGTCGCGCTTCCGCGGGCTGGAGGAACTGCGGGTGAAGGAAAGCGATCGCCTCGCCGCTACCGTGGCGCTGCTGGAAGCCAATGGCATCAGGGTGGACGTGGTGGGCGATGACATGATCGTGCACGGCACGGGCGGCGCCATTCCCGGTGGCGGTCTGGTCGAGACCCGCATGGACCATCGCCTGGCCATGAGTGCCATCGTGATGGGCCTTGCTGCCCAAAAGCCTGTCAGCGTGGATGACACCGCCTTCATCGATACGAGCTTCCCCGGATTCGTGGGGCTGATGAACCGCATCGGCGCGGGGCTTGCGGCATGA
- a CDS encoding SDR family oxidoreductase: MSTLWPVPAAMPRVALVTGGAARLGCAIALELARAGFDIALHYNTSAQAAEHTAAEIRALGRRAVLLPADLVQEAMVTPLVAEATRQLGPVGVLVNNASMFIRDEWDSATRAGWDAHMEPNTRAPFVLMQEFARLMPEGAQGMVLNMLDERVWSLTPHFVSYTVSKAALWTLTQTMALALAPRQIRVNAIGPGPVLPTPRQTADQFARQCASVPLGRVATPDEIARAALSLICLPSVTGQMLALDGGQHMQWSPTPPAR; encoded by the coding sequence ATGAGCACGCTCTGGCCTGTGCCTGCCGCCATGCCACGCGTGGCACTGGTCACTGGCGGCGCGGCCCGTCTTGGCTGCGCCATCGCGCTGGAACTGGCGCGCGCGGGCTTTGATATCGCACTGCATTACAATACATCAGCGCAGGCAGCCGAACACACTGCTGCTGAAATCCGTGCATTGGGCCGCAGGGCCGTGCTGCTGCCCGCCGATCTGGTGCAGGAGGCAATGGTCACGCCACTCGTGGCCGAGGCGACCCGCCAGCTTGGCCCGGTGGGCGTGCTCGTCAACAATGCCAGCATGTTCATACGCGATGAGTGGGATAGTGCCACAAGGGCAGGGTGGGATGCGCATATGGAGCCCAATACCCGCGCCCCCTTCGTGCTGATGCAGGAATTTGCCCGCCTGATGCCCGAGGGCGCGCAGGGCATGGTGCTGAACATGCTTGATGAGCGCGTATGGTCGCTCACACCCCATTTTGTCAGCTACACCGTGTCCAAGGCGGCATTGTGGACCCTGACCCAGACCATGGCGCTGGCCCTCGCGCCACGGCAGATCCGCGTCAATGCCATCGGCCCCGGCCCCGTGCTGCCCACGCCAAGGCAGACGGCAGACCAGTTTGCCCGGCAATGCGCCTCCGTGCCGCTAGGCCGTGTTGCCACGCCTGACGAGATTGCGCGCGCCGCACTGTCGCTGATCTGCCTGCCATCGGTAACCGGGCAGATGCTTGCCCTTGATGGCGGCCAGCACATGCAGTGGTCGCCCACGCCCCCCGCGCGCTGA
- the recR gene encoding recombination mediator RecR, whose protein sequence is MSGRGEIDRLVTLLGRLPGLGPRSARRAALALLRQPHARMLPLAQAMEQAARAVRTCSTCGNLDTTDPCAICADPTRDAGLVCVVENVGDLWALERAGVHRGVYQVLGGTLSALSGIGPDDLNVQPLLDRIAQGSVREVILALGATVEGATTMHWLHERLARFDIKISRVGQGVPVGGALDVLDDGTLAAAIMARRPA, encoded by the coding sequence ATGAGCGGGCGGGGTGAAATCGACCGGCTGGTGACCCTGCTGGGCCGCCTGCCGGGGCTTGGGCCCCGCTCAGCCCGTCGGGCTGCGCTGGCCCTGCTGCGCCAGCCCCATGCCCGCATGCTGCCGCTTGCTCAGGCCATGGAACAGGCGGCGCGCGCCGTACGCACCTGCTCCACCTGCGGCAATCTCGACACGACCGACCCCTGCGCCATCTGCGCCGATCCCACCCGTGATGCGGGGCTGGTGTGCGTGGTGGAGAATGTGGGCGACCTGTGGGCGCTCGAGCGTGCGGGCGTGCATCGTGGCGTATATCAGGTGCTTGGCGGCACGCTGTCGGCCCTGTCCGGCATCGGGCCAGATGACCTCAACGTGCAGCCATTGCTCGACCGCATTGCCCAAGGCAGCGTGCGCGAAGTCATTCTGGCCTTGGGTGCAACAGTGGAAGGGGCCACCACCATGCACTGGTTGCATGAGCGGCTGGCCCGCTTTGACATAAAAATCAGCCGCGTGGGGCAGGGCGTGCCGGTGGGGGGCGCGCTTGATGTGCTTGATGATGGCACGCTGGCCGCCGCCATCATGGCGCGCAGGCCCGCATGA